The following coding sequences are from one Prochlorococcus sp. MIT 1314 window:
- the coaD gene encoding pantetheine-phosphate adenylyltransferase — MKILYPGTFDPLTNGHLDLIERAEKIFGNLVVAVLENTSKTPTFNLQRRIIQIKNSLSHLPNIEVISYSGLTVDCANDLKANLILRGLRAMSDFEYELQIAHTNKSLNNDIETIFLSTNTNYSFLSSSLVKEVAKFGGEINHMVPASVERDLKEYFK; from the coding sequence ATGAAAATTCTTTATCCAGGTACATTTGATCCTTTAACAAACGGGCATCTTGATTTAATAGAAAGGGCCGAAAAAATATTTGGAAATCTAGTAGTTGCTGTTTTAGAAAATACTTCTAAAACACCAACATTTAATCTACAAAGAAGAATAATACAAATAAAAAATTCTCTTTCTCATTTACCTAATATTGAAGTTATTTCTTATTCTGGACTCACTGTTGATTGTGCAAATGATCTAAAAGCTAATCTTATTCTTAGAGGCTTAAGAGCAATGAGTGATTTTGAGTATGAACTTCAGATTGCCCATACAAATAAATCTCTTAATAATGATATTGAAACTATATTTTTATCGACAAATACAAATTATAGTTTTCTTAGTAGTTCTTTAGTAAAAGAAGTTGCAAAATTTGGAGGCGAAATTAATCACATGGTACCCGCCTCTGTTGAAAGGGATTTAAAAGAATATTTTAAATAA
- a CDS encoding flavin reductase family protein: MTLNLEAKKILLRKIPHGLFICGVRDEEKNEVNGFTASWVTQGSFTPPLVVMAVRAEGSSHEIIKSTNKFSLNVLKSDQKDLAAVFFKPQKALGGRFESVEFNLGELGLPILVDSVGGVECNVVGSVMHGDHTVFVGEVHSAYLNNDVDSLNLSSTGWNYGG; the protein is encoded by the coding sequence ATGACATTAAATCTAGAAGCAAAAAAAATCTTATTAAGAAAAATACCTCACGGATTATTTATTTGTGGCGTTAGAGACGAGGAAAAAAATGAAGTGAATGGATTTACTGCAAGTTGGGTGACTCAAGGTTCTTTCACCCCACCATTAGTTGTAATGGCTGTTAGAGCAGAGGGTTCTAGTCATGAAATAATAAAGTCCACCAATAAGTTCTCATTAAATGTGCTCAAAAGTGATCAAAAGGATCTAGCAGCTGTTTTCTTTAAACCTCAAAAAGCATTAGGAGGTAGATTTGAATCTGTTGAATTTAATTTAGGTGAGCTTGGATTGCCTATTTTAGTTGATAGTGTTGGGGGAGTTGAATGTAATGTTGTTGGAAGTGTTATGCATGGAGACCATACCGTTTTTGTAGGAGAGGTTCACTCTGCTTATCTGAATAATGATGTTGACTCACTAAATTTATCTTCAACTGGCTGGAATTATGGAGGGTAA